AAGAGGGGAACAATTATCAACCAGTCTTATCTAACTTCAGATAGGGTAGAGTTGGTGTTCGAAATGCCGATGGGTGAGATCGTATTCGATTTCTATGATAAACTAAAGACCATCTCTAAAGGTTATGCTTCTTTTGATTATCACCAGATTGGATACAGACAATCGGATTTAGTGAAATTGGACATCAGGTTGAATGATGAACCAGTGGATGCTTTATCATCATTGATTCACCGTAGCAATGCATACGATTTTGGTAAGAAGATCTGTGAAAAGTTAAAAGAACTATTGCCAAGACAACAATTTGAAATCCGTATCCAAGCATCAATCGGTGCTAAGATTATTGCGAGAGAAACTATCTCTGCTTTACGTAAGGATGTAACAGCTAAATGTTATGGTGGTGATATCTCCCGTAAGCGTAAGTTATTGGAGAAACAGAAAAAAGGTAAGAAAAGAATGCGCCAAGTAGGTAATGTGGAAATTCCTCAGTCTGCATTTATGGCTGTTTTGAAATTAGATTAACAAAAATCAACCTATACATAATAACATGAATTTACTTGACGGTAAAGAAGTATCAACAAAGATTAAAGAAGACATCAAAAGAGAGACTGCAGAGTTAACTGAAAAGTTAGGTCGCAAACCTCATCTAGTGGCGATTCTTGTCGGAAATGATGGCGGAAGTGAAACCTATGTTGCCAGCAAAATGAGAAATTGCGAACAAGTAGGATTTGATTCCACAAACCTTCGTTATGATGTCGACATCACTGAAGAAGAATTATTGAACAAAATCAAAGAAATCAACGCTGATGATAGTATTGATGGTCTTATTGTTCAATTGCCATTGCCTAAGCACATTGACCCAGATAAAGTAACTGAAGCTATTGACTACCGCAAAGATGTTGATGGATTTCACCCCATAAATTTAGGTCGAATGCAAAGAAATCTTCCTTGTTTTATTCCAGCTACTCCTTATGGAATTATGCTGATGTTGGAACATTATG
The Sphingobacterium daejeonense genome window above contains:
- a CDS encoding bifunctional 5,10-methylenetetrahydrofolate dehydrogenase/5,10-methenyltetrahydrofolate cyclohydrolase, whose amino-acid sequence is MNLLDGKEVSTKIKEDIKRETAELTEKLGRKPHLVAILVGNDGGSETYVASKMRNCEQVGFDSTNLRYDVDITEEELLNKIKEINADDSIDGLIVQLPLPKHIDPDKVTEAIDYRKDVDGFHPINLGRMQRNLPCFIPATPYGIMLMLEHYGIDTAGKKAVIVGRSNIVGSPMSILLARNSNPGNCTVTLTHSRTKDLKDEVLQGDIVVAAIGKKNFVTADMVKEGAIVIDVGINRESSTETKSGFKLYGDVDFENVAPKSSWITPVPGGVGLMTIIGLLKNTLEAAKGTIYPKA